TTCATATTAAATTAAAACAGTCATGATCAAGCGTTATAAATTGTGCATGCATGATGTAAAATCTGCATGCAAAACCACACACAATTGAATATTGTACAATAGATCATTTAAaaacaattacaattttcatGGAGAAATTATTATAAGTTCTATGTGTCATACATGAAGCGACCTTTAAGACCACCGGATTTGGTCAACCATCTCTAACCACAAAGATAAGTGAGCTTCCTGAAGATGTTCTTGAAGTTAAAGATGCGTCAATAAAATACAGTAGTACGACAAAATTCTatattaaaggcacattcagtgatgatcgcgtaaaaatcatcaaaattcagattttggtacctttgtccaGTGGCGTAACGGGGCAAGCTTCTAATGTGACCAGGAGCTTGCGATGGCTCCACCCCTGGCCGCTCGCACATAGTACaacaacttttgatcagaaattgggaaatgttTCAatcttgcaccccccccccctcctacgCCACCGCCTTTGTCATTATCATAGATGTGCCTACATCCCGGCctacatagcctgctagtggttcagccgaaagttgtgtatttaagataaaataagACACGAatctatataaattagctacatatacgagcatttcaaaaataccaaatgacaatttggatgacttatccttcacttttattttttagttataaataatttatttacacttgcgctggaatcACATGCTACATGGGTCTTTAAACGTAAACCTGGAATGATGCGAACGCAACACTTgataaaattccttttaaaagagAAAACCGCGGGCCTCAGTTGAGAAGGGTTTCCTTTTCTTATCTTGCACACATCacctttaggcctacatgtaattgcTATCAGTGGTATCAATAAGACGGCGTGGTACAAAGCGTTTTGTTTTAAACTAGGCTGTTCTTTTTTCATCATCTCATTCCATTATACTCCACACTAACTCAAGTCTTCCCCTTCTTCCTTTCCCTTTTTTGGAAGACACGAGGGGCCACCCGTACACACCCACACCtgtgaaaaaaaagggggggggggtaaccctaAAGTCTTTAATACATATTAAGCGTCACAGTCGGAAAATGTGAGATCAGAAAGCCCCACATCGCTAGGAGAAACAGGAGAAACGATCGGTCCGTCGGGGCATGCATGGGTATTTAGATATTAGATATAGCATAATTTAAGAGGATGGACTTCGTCCGTTTTATTTGGTTTGTTGGATATGTTTATAGCTTGCTTAAATAAATTAATCTGTACATGGTTTATACGGAGTCCATGTCCGGCGTCCTTCACCCAAAGAAGCAGTGGGTCATGGTTCAAATATTACAACGAACATATTTGCCCGAATCGTTGAAGTTAGACTGACTGGGTAGATTTGTAGAGTCTTTGTATGTAACAAGCCGGAAAGGTAGGTCAAATTAAGCATTTTTGCGAGTAGCACGAGTGTTCAATGATACTGCGGCTAGCGTGGgtgcaataatattgatatatataataataggcctaaattttactgtaaatatCCTCCTGTTTCAATTTGGCACTCACCCAACACTACAGTGTATACCCAATGAGCAAAAGGTCTCGTATTGTTTGTGATGTCCTTCACCATATTCACCGACTGTTGCAGCTATGCAACAGCCAACATGAACATGCATCAGAGAGCTATAGCGGTCGAGGCTATAATTATAAACCCATGAACATTTCCCCCCGACATTTTTATCAAATCAATGCCTTATTTATGCGATTTCCTTTGAAATTCTAAATGTAAGTtaataaaaactgtatttttttattaacctATATAGCACTGCCTATTTAGAGAGGCAAACggtttaatttatttaaattcaaaattgtgtttttcaTACTATTTCAAATCTTTACAGATGACATCGCATAATAAACAAGCGAGAGTTCTTCTATGGGGAGTACCACGTTCTGTTTCAACATCATTTGCGAATTGCATGACGTATGTACAAGATTCAGTGGTCTGGTTTGAGCCTTATTTCGCCGCAGACTGGTTTGGTCGTGATGGCAATACTACCCAATTTTTAATGAACTACAATAAAACTAAAAAAGTATGTTGcaaaaataaatatgcaaatccttaaggttggtcttaaccctggaattttgGAAGAATTTTTGTTACTTTTCTCcgaaaaaaatgggtaaaaaggactttctccaaaactgagcatttttgcccaatttttcataaTGTCTTTGCCATTCTACATATACTTTTATATAACTTATAACTTATATATACTTTTAGAATAACAATTTAGCAGTTTTAAGGCCCAGatgtttccataattccaagACCACTCTTAACGAATACATAACTATAGTAAAAATCCAGGTAAAAAATCGAATAAACTCTAGATTCTTCATGACGGCCTACGTTGGCTTGgttgaatttttttgtattgcattttataacataaattttgtgactattgtTAACTTGCTTAAAGTTCTAAACCTTTTCATTTTTCAGAATGTAGCTTATCCTCTCGATGCAAACATACAAACTGGCGATAACATATACGAAGCTGCTCAACATGATTTCACCTGGGTAAAGAAGAAACTAGAAGAGGAACAACCTGGGAAGAAAGTCATCTTCGTTAAAGATATGATTCAAGGTATAGCCGGCCACTACGATGCTCTTCCAGACGGATATCGGCATGCCTTCGTAATTCGGCACCCATTAAAAGTTTTCGCATCTTTAAGAAATCTAAATGACAAGGTGCATCAATTATCAGGTCATGCAGGTAGACTGGCAGATCTAACACCACACCTTGTCCCCCCTGGATATTTTTACAAAGAAATGTACGATTTGGTGGAATATTTGAAAAACACAATAGAGCCATATCCAATCATTATAGATGCTGATGATTTGTTGTCTAACCCATACCAGATGATGCACTCTTATTGTGATAGCTTGGATATTCCGTTTGATGAATCGTTGCTTACTTGGCCGGCTGGCAATGATGCGATGCTACGAAGATGGATATGTCCTAAAGAACTCATAGTTAATGGTTATTCAATGTCTCATGAAGCGACCTTTAAGACTACTGGATTTGGTAAACCAGCGCCAATCCCAGATAGGAGTGAGCTTCCTGATGATGTTCTTGAAGTTGCAGATGCGTCAATGCTGTATTACGACAAGCTTTTTGAACAACGACTTCAACCTGTATCTGGTTGATGCGAACACAATAATAGCTAACAATTGAGGAATGGAAAGGGCGGAAGAAATACCCAAAATCAgaagctacaatccaggaaaaaaatagttggctcacttgcactaaacaatggaaatgcatgCGTGCCCTATCAACTTTGAAAAgccgagtgaaacatgcatgtacAGATGTAATACAATGTGATGTACAgacccccctatatctcaccctccCCCATTCCCCATCGTTCAATGtcggagggtctcacggacctgttgacaacattgCTTGGGCCAACATTAGAGCaagggcagagatataccaaaagacattttacatttttcttaattcggattctAATGTTATTCTCTGCTAAAAATTATTAAATCATCCAACTGCAACTGTAATTTCAGTTGGGAAACATGTGGAAATAttgaaatttacacacacaaaatcggatttgaaaaaacaattttcaaattAATTGTAAAATGTCTTACTAACAAGTCATTCACGGTGGGCAACCTTTGAAGGCTATTGCAACTGTAATTTCAGTTGGGAAACATGTGGAAATAttgaaatttacacacacaaaatcggatttgaaaaaacaattttcaaattAATTGTAAAATGTCTTACTAACAAGTCATTCACGGTGGGCAACCTTTGAAGGCTATATAATAAACATGATTAAGCTGCCTATATAAAGAtaagattatttatttattttccatgaAACAAGCAGCAAACGACAGGAAAATAGGTgtaataagggagtgttcattattactttggtgggggggcgcTGGTCTTCCTccaatttttcgctcgaaaactttttgacccccctcgatggaccgctaaactttttgaccccctcttttgacagacaaaacttttttgacccccccccattatcgtataacaaacattatacttaatagtgttgtttccagtggtgtggtatctgggtcacatgtcattgagggatgttaatgtttgaaacattcccggtggggcaattgcgcatgaaatacaagcacaaggaaattttcatttatacttaatttagatttgtcccaagtcagggtgtttatctgattttacaggtattaatgaaatagaggatttattttgaGGTTCATATGCACATCAGCATATAATTTaaatccgtggctattatgatagtacaaatgctaaaatttggccatattaaagcttgaatggtcaaatattgttaaaatttgatctaatttatattatatgcaaaaagctaaaatggtcaaatatgagattaatttggtcacacaaatgtacacatgtatcagttttggcccccaaagaccgtggcacatgggcctgtgcccactctgccctatggtaaatctacccatgggcctatgtgtacaaaataattttgcaataagAAATATAagctgaagtgtgcagtttacgtgcaaaaaaatccaatgtatttgcaatattttcttgatttagttgtattttgatcagattggtacattatcatgtttgaagagatataaaattctatagataaaaagtgccagtatttgttagaccaacccagatgttgcatgttgctgatcatctttaatgttatattaattaatagatatgtgtacactaagtgccatcattttttcaaataaaagcactaaaaaccaaaacttgcacatgttaaaagtgatatagagggtctcaatgcgcgcgaagcgcgcggaaattttgggttttaaagcggaaaacttttttggttttcctaccacctaaaactttttggtctcccctcttttaaggtccaaaacttttttggccccccccccctccctttttaccagcccccccccaccaaagtatttctgaacactccctaaaactAGATAGGCGAGGTCACCTACCAAATCTAAAGCCTGGTAATTAATTGTTTCACCCGATTATATCAAACATAGTAGGAAAAGTTTAATagatatttaagggggtactacacccctgtccaattttgcgcctatttttgcaattttctcaaaaattatagcacattggtgacaagtaagatatgtatattataggggcaaggactacaactactgtactgaaaatacagcaacacaaagcaagtagttattgatttattgatcaaatattggttttccctcatttttgactgtaactccacaactgttggctgtgctgaaataaaatttccagtgcagtagttgtagtccttgcccctataatatacatatcttacttgtccccaatgcgccataatttttgagaaaaatgcaaaaataggcacaaaattgggcaggggtgtagtacccccttaaacaaaacAGAAACAGTATAACGAAACAAACTTTATATAAATCACAAACATTATGCAAAAACCAAAAAGTATGTTAATATTATAATagtaatatcattttttaataaaattttaaacaatttcaaTAAAAGACACGATCAGTGATCCCTAGAGTTCCGATATTTTAATTatagcttaaggtggtactatactacacccctgataaattttgtgactgattttctcaaaaaataactacacactggtaacaaaagttgtgtatattatagggataaggaatcaaattacttcactgaaattttagtgcttcaaaacaagtggttcattatataccgtaaaattccgtctacaagcatatatatgcctctaaacgaggtttttttgacacaagagacaagaagctgacactctcaacaaaaacgttatttggagtttgaacaactatattactgataaaggcggctgtacaaacatgtatattgttaaggccaatctattgcaatgtttttgagaagggtattggcctttcatatctttcgttaaaaaaacccctcgtttagaggcatatactagtatgcttctagacggaattctacggtatatatATTTTACAGTCTAACGGTATCATAAatatcgcttgtcttgagtcactgaacttttgttaccagtgtgttatgattttttatgaaaaatgcaaaaatagtcacaaagtcatcaaggggtgtagtaccgcctTAAAAGTGATGGATAATAACATCGTCATGAagatttttgaaacaaaaataaaatggcaaaaGGAAGAAAACGTTAGCGTTGATCAAATATGAAGTTCCATTCAATTGTATCATGTAGGCCTAACTACAAGTATCTTTAACTGTCCGTATATACGGAGAGACCAACACTGATAGTCAACGGGATTCAGATCAAGTGTTTGTAAGTtatgtgatatctactgctgatagcatcgtatgttttgacacatgctatctactgctgatagcatcgtataTTTTCTACcatttgacataatttatgtgctatctactgctgatagcatcgtatggTTTCTACGTTGGGATAatttaagtgctatctactgctgatagcatcgtataTTTTCTACCATTTGAcacaatttatgtgctatctactgctgatagcatagtaTGATTTCTATcgtttgcataatttatgtgctatctattgctgatagcatcgtatgttttctattgttggcATAATTtgtgcgctatctactgctggtagcatcGTATGTTTTATATTGTTGGCATAATTTATgtgttacctactgctgatagcatcgtacATTTTCCATCCTAATTGGCAAAAtgtatcagctatctactgctgatatcatgttTTCTATCACTTGACAGAatctatgtgctatctactgttggtagcatcgtatgttttctactgtttgcataatttatgtgctacctactgctgatagcatcgtacATTTTCCATCCTAATTGGCAAAAtgtatcagctatctactgctgatatcatgttTTCTATCACTTGACAGAatctatgtgctatctactgttggtagcatcgtatgttttctactgtttgcataatttatgtgctatctactgctggtagcatagtatgttttctattgttggcataatttatgtgctacctactgctgatagcatcgtacATTTTCCATCCTAATTGGCAAAAtgtatcagctatctactgctgatagcattgtatgttTTCTATCACTTGCCagaatttatgtgctatctactgctgatagcgtcGTATGTTTTCTACcgtttgcataatttatgtgctatctactgctggtagcagagtatgttttctattgttggcataatttatgtgctatctactgctgatagcatcgtatgttttctaccgtttgcataattta
The Amphiura filiformis chromosome 3, Afil_fr2py, whole genome shotgun sequence DNA segment above includes these coding regions:
- the LOC140147616 gene encoding uncharacterized protein — protein: MTSHNKQARVLLWGVPRSVSTSFANCMTYVQDSVVWFEPYFAADWFGRDGNTTQFLMNYNKTKKNVAYPLDANIQTGDNIYEAAQHDFTWVKKKLEEEQPGKKVIFVKDMIQGIAGHYDALPDGYRHAFVIRHPLKVFASLRNLNDKVHQLSGHAGRLADLTPHLVPPGYFYKEMYDLVEYLKNTIEPYPIIIDADDLLSNPYQMMHSYCDSLDIPFDESLLTWPAGNDAMLRRWICPKELIVNGYSMSHEATFKTTGFGKPAPIPDRSELPDDVLEVADASMLYYDKLFEQRLQPVSG